In Synergistota bacterium, a single window of DNA contains:
- a CDS encoding flavoprotein produces MSMNEKKIAWGITGAGAFLKECIEMILSFPKNKVDIFISKAGEEVLKMYRFWDCLKENNLILDRTSSSPSCGLFYRGVYSLLVIAPATSNTVAKMAYGIADTLITNIFAQSGKAGVPSVVLPTDVDEGLISLSPSGKEIVLKRRNVDEENILRLRCMENVIVVNSVRELRREINRLKL; encoded by the coding sequence ATGTCGATGAATGAGAAGAAAATTGCATGGGGGATAACTGGAGCAGGGGCCTTTCTAAAAGAATGTATAGAGATGATCCTTTCTTTTCCTAAAAATAAGGTTGATATCTTTATATCTAAAGCAGGTGAGGAAGTTTTAAAAATGTATAGATTTTGGGATTGTCTCAAGGAAAATAATCTTATTCTTGATAGAACTTCAAGCTCTCCTTCATGTGGTTTGTTTTATAGGGGTGTCTATTCGCTTTTGGTTATAGCTCCTGCTACTTCTAATACAGTGGCAAAAATGGCGTATGGGATAGCCGATACGCTTATAACTAATATATTTGCTCAATCTGGAAAAGCAGGAGTTCCGTCTGTAGTATTACCTACTGATGTTGATGAGGGGCTTATTTCTCTTTCACCTTCTGGTAAAGAGATAGTTCTTAAAAGACGTAACGTTGATGAAGAAAACATACTGAGACTAAGATGTATGGAAAACGTTATAGTGGTTAATTCTGTGAGAGAACTTAGGAGGGAAATAAACAGGTTAAAGCTATGA
- a CDS encoding molybdenum cofactor guanylyltransferase: protein MLAVVFVGNSKRFPNKHFVEVKPGFRLIDLILDSLRSAGLDILVFSKVNFNCSFPILEDKKEWIIPSFIYLFEELSKMGIREFLAVAGDMPLISRESVNFLLGSSSEDFFALVPRWHNGWVEPLFALYRIEFLELLKESFRSGIRSLQAVIRRSHFVKFINAEDFPPYTFLNVNYVEDLYRLKEVISYFAFLREGDVSSQVL from the coding sequence TTGCTAGCGGTAGTATTTGTAGGGAATTCAAAAAGGTTTCCAAATAAGCATTTTGTGGAAGTAAAACCGGGTTTTCGGTTGATAGATCTTATTTTAGATTCTCTGAGAAGTGCAGGTCTTGATATCTTGGTTTTTAGCAAAGTCAATTTTAATTGTTCTTTTCCTATCCTTGAGGATAAGAAAGAGTGGATAATACCTTCTTTTATATATCTCTTTGAAGAGCTCTCTAAAATGGGAATAAGGGAGTTTCTTGCTGTTGCTGGTGATATGCCTCTTATTTCTCGGGAGAGTGTGAATTTTCTTCTAGGCAGTTCTTCTGAAGATTTTTTTGCATTGGTTCCTCGATGGCATAATGGATGGGTAGAGCCCCTATTTGCTTTATATAGGATTGAGTTTTTAGAACTTTTAAAGGAGTCTTTTAGAAGTGGCATAAGGAGCCTTCAAGCGGTTATAAGGAGGTCCCATTTTGTGAAATTTATTAATGCAGAAGACTTTCCTCCATATACTTTTTTAAATGTTAACTATGTAGAAGATCTTTATAGGTTAAAAGAGGTGATTAGCTATTTTGCTTTCTTACGAGAAGGTGATGTTAGCTCACAGGTCTTATAG
- a CDS encoding carboxymuconolactone decarboxylase family protein yields the protein MANLTEDMKKYYDQFVDMFKKIQQVDPNYAKAFMGLVKESEKEGALSTKVKELISVALAVAARCQFCIAIHVKNAIEAGATKQEILESAFVAGLMGGGPAFTYIKYVFDACEQFGAK from the coding sequence GTGGCTAACCTTACAGAGGATATGAAGAAGTATTATGATCAGTTTGTTGATATGTTTAAGAAGATTCAGCAGGTGGATCCGAACTACGCTAAGGCTTTTATGGGGCTTGTTAAGGAGTCAGAAAAGGAGGGGGCTCTTTCAACAAAAGTTAAGGAACTTATATCTGTGGCTTTAGCTGTTGCAGCTCGTTGCCAATTTTGTATAGCTATACATGTTAAAAACGCCATAGAGGCAGGCGCAACGAAACAAGAGATATTAGAATCTGCTTTCGTTGCTGGTCTTATGGGTGGAGGGCCAGCTTTCACTTATATCAAATATGTTTTCGATGCTTGCGAACAATTTGGAGCTAAATAA
- a CDS encoding pseudouridine synthase, with amino-acid sequence MKKFRLDRYISSSSEFSRSEVRNLIRKGKVLVNGREIRDPSFKVQEDDEVSLDGVIIGPPQMVYIAMFKPAGFLSVTLGNEGSVLEILKHPLRKRLSIAGRLDKDVEGLLLLSNDGQFIHRVISPRNKVEKEYHVWVEGSLPENAEELVEKGLILRDGTSCRPGRLIRVSSDLISLTICEGMFHQVKNMCYALGVNPVKIRRIRIGPVFLDGLREGDWRELTSEEVEILKR; translated from the coding sequence ATGAAGAAGTTTAGACTGGATAGGTATATTTCCTCCTCTAGCGAGTTTAGTAGGAGTGAAGTTAGGAATCTTATAAGAAAGGGAAAGGTTCTAGTTAACGGAAGGGAAATACGAGATCCCTCTTTTAAGGTTCAGGAAGATGACGAAGTTTCTTTAGATGGGGTTATTATAGGTCCGCCTCAAATGGTGTATATTGCTATGTTTAAGCCAGCGGGATTTCTCAGTGTTACTCTTGGTAACGAGGGTTCCGTTCTTGAAATTTTGAAGCACCCTCTTAGGAAGAGGTTATCTATAGCAGGAAGACTCGATAAGGATGTGGAGGGACTTTTGCTTTTGTCTAACGATGGTCAGTTTATTCATCGTGTTATAAGCCCTAGGAATAAGGTGGAAAAGGAATATCACGTTTGGGTAGAGGGAAGCCTTCCCGAAAATGCGGAAGAGTTGGTCGAGAAGGGGTTGATATTAAGAGATGGAACTTCTTGCAGACCTGGAAGGCTAATTAGGGTGTCTAGTGATCTTATTTCTCTTACCATTTGTGAGGGGATGTTTCACCAAGTTAAAAATATGTGCTATGCTCTCGGGGTTAACCCTGTTAAAATTAGAAGGATTAGAATAGGGCCGGTTTTTTTAGATGGCCTTAGGGAGGGTGATTGGAGGGAGCTAACTTCTGAAGAAGTTGAGATTCTTAAAAGATAA
- a CDS encoding DUF2848 domain-containing protein, with protein sequence MMVKLKCYFKNGGEKEVTLSWNSCVAAGYTGRNRKAVIAHIEELKKLGVPAPEKVPATYWIEPYRVTTEGEIYVIGEKSSGEVEFFLAKDEEGELYVTVGSDHTDRELERISVSKAKQICSKVIAPTCWKLKEIREHWDELILKMEVKNNENEDFLLYQEGKVSNILTPEELVKLAYEEKPYYLDNPSIFSGTIPILTKEVLFSRIYKMSLEDPILGREIKHSYKVISLPDKI encoded by the coding sequence ATGATGGTAAAACTTAAATGCTATTTCAAAAATGGGGGAGAGAAGGAGGTTACCCTTAGCTGGAACAGTTGCGTAGCAGCAGGTTATACAGGAAGAAACAGAAAAGCTGTAATAGCCCATATAGAGGAGCTTAAAAAATTAGGGGTTCCAGCACCCGAGAAAGTTCCAGCAACTTATTGGATAGAACCCTATAGGGTAACAACAGAAGGAGAGATATATGTAATAGGGGAGAAAAGCTCAGGAGAGGTAGAGTTCTTCCTAGCTAAGGATGAAGAGGGGGAATTATATGTAACCGTTGGTAGCGATCACACTGATAGAGAACTCGAAAGAATATCAGTTTCAAAAGCCAAACAAATTTGTTCCAAAGTAATAGCGCCAACTTGTTGGAAACTAAAAGAGATAAGAGAACACTGGGATGAGCTAATCTTAAAAATGGAGGTTAAAAATAATGAAAACGAAGATTTTCTCCTTTATCAAGAAGGAAAGGTCTCAAACATCCTAACGCCTGAGGAACTTGTAAAGTTAGCCTATGAAGAAAAACCATATTATCTAGATAATCCTTCTATTTTCAGTGGAACTATACCTATACTTACTAAAGAGGTTCTATTTTCAAGAATTTATAAAATGAGCCTTGAAGATCCAATTCTTGGTAGGGAGATAAAACACTCTTACAAAGTAATAAGTTTACCTGACAAAATTTAA
- a CDS encoding TRAP transporter large permease has translation MTLTLLAVLLLLLMLSIPVGATMGVLGLILGKLFSPFPLHSAMGEVAWIGSTDFVLFAIPLFILLGQILLKSGIAEDTYKAADKWLSWLPGGLMHANVFASALFAATSGSSVATAATIGTLALPQAKKYGYNEALFAGSIAAGGTLGILIPPSINMIVYGFLTNTSIPRLFVAGIIPGIVLAILFSIFILLACLVKPDLAGRRTSENVSWEDRIKSLKDFFPTLVIFLIVVGSIYAGFATPTESAAMGVIGALIFAWRRKRLSLRMLKESFEGTVSATGMIMFILVAATFLNFVLVSLGLTDTLRDLMSNLGLSPFQTLLVIIAIYIVMGFFIETLSMMVLTIPIVFPVIVDCGYDPIWFGVLLIILIEMALITPPVGLNLYVVQGIRREGTISDVIIGSVPFVFMMLIMIAILIRFPELALFLARRVD, from the coding sequence ATAACCCTAACTTTGCTTGCAGTTCTCTTACTTCTATTGATGTTGAGTATCCCCGTAGGTGCAACTATGGGGGTATTGGGTTTAATTTTGGGAAAGCTTTTCTCTCCATTTCCTCTTCATTCTGCTATGGGGGAAGTAGCATGGATAGGAAGCACTGATTTCGTTTTGTTTGCTATACCTCTTTTTATACTATTAGGACAGATTCTCTTAAAATCTGGAATAGCTGAGGATACTTACAAAGCTGCTGATAAATGGCTTTCCTGGTTACCTGGGGGTTTGATGCATGCAAACGTTTTTGCCTCAGCGCTTTTTGCAGCAACATCTGGATCAAGTGTAGCTACAGCTGCAACTATAGGAACCCTTGCTCTTCCTCAAGCTAAAAAATATGGCTATAATGAGGCTTTGTTTGCTGGCTCTATAGCTGCTGGTGGAACCCTTGGTATACTAATTCCACCTTCTATAAACATGATAGTTTATGGTTTTTTAACAAACACCTCAATTCCTCGATTGTTTGTTGCCGGTATAATTCCAGGTATAGTACTGGCTATTCTCTTTAGTATATTTATACTTTTAGCTTGCTTAGTGAAACCTGATCTTGCAGGGAGGAGAACTTCCGAAAATGTAAGTTGGGAGGATAGAATTAAAAGCCTTAAAGACTTTTTCCCTACACTTGTGATATTTTTAATTGTGGTTGGTTCTATATATGCAGGGTTTGCTACCCCTACGGAATCTGCGGCAATGGGTGTTATTGGAGCTCTGATTTTCGCTTGGCGCAGGAAAAGACTTTCTCTTAGGATGCTTAAAGAGTCTTTTGAGGGAACTGTAAGTGCAACAGGGATGATAATGTTTATTCTCGTTGCAGCTACCTTCTTGAACTTTGTCCTTGTTTCTTTGGGCTTAACTGATACTCTTCGTGATCTTATGTCTAATCTTGGGCTTTCTCCTTTTCAAACTTTACTCGTTATAATAGCCATTTATATAGTTATGGGATTTTTTATAGAAACTCTTTCGATGATGGTATTAACTATACCAATAGTTTTTCCTGTGATAGTAGATTGCGGTTATGATCCGATATGGTTTGGTGTATTGCTTATAATTTTGATAGAAATGGCTCTTATAACTCCTCCCGTAGGGCTTAATCTGTACGTAGTTCAAGGGATAAGAAGGGAAGGGACCATTTCTGATGTGATAATAGGAAGCGTTCCCTTCGTCTTTATGATGTTGATAATGATAGCTATATTGATAAGGTTTCCGGAGCTTGCTCTCTTCTTGGCAAGGAGGGTAGATTAA
- a CDS encoding TRAP transporter small permease gives MKGFLSSIERLCRVSIWLCGALVLFMAFYICVDVLMRKIFAVSIRGGDEFSGYVLAIMSGWGFVYAFLNKNHIRIDVIYLKTSLKFRSVLDVFSLLALIAFVFPLAYYSFGVLKTSWIRKSLSNTPLQTPLWIPQSLWFFGLLFFSFVLAVFLGLTLYNLSKGNLAEAYKLAGSTTLEEEIEDLKEGKVK, from the coding sequence TTGAAAGGTTTTCTTTCATCTATTGAAAGATTATGTAGGGTAAGTATTTGGTTATGCGGGGCCTTGGTTCTATTTATGGCTTTCTATATATGTGTAGATGTTTTAATGAGGAAGATCTTTGCTGTTTCCATACGAGGTGGAGATGAGTTCTCAGGTTATGTTTTGGCTATAATGAGTGGGTGGGGGTTTGTTTATGCTTTTCTTAACAAGAATCATATTAGGATAGATGTTATCTATCTTAAAACCTCGCTTAAATTCAGATCCGTATTAGATGTATTTTCCCTCTTAGCTCTTATAGCTTTTGTTTTTCCTTTAGCTTATTACTCTTTTGGTGTACTTAAGACATCCTGGATAAGAAAATCACTGTCTAATACCCCTCTTCAAACTCCTTTATGGATTCCTCAATCTCTTTGGTTTTTTGGCCTTCTTTTCTTTTCGTTTGTTTTAGCTGTGTTTTTGGGATTAACCTTGTATAACCTCTCTAAGGGTAACTTGGCAGAAGCCTATAAATTGGCTGGCTCTACAACTTTGGAAGAGGAGATAGAAGATTTAAAGGAGGGAAAGGTAAAGTGA
- a CDS encoding TRAP transporter substrate-binding protein encodes MRRSLLVTAVVVMVLLGLALPIISQEKTVRVVGSWGNLALHKKFERPLWTEVLPQAFGGKLKPVLTTLEQVKLSGAEVLRAMDKGVFDVVSTVVDYVVSDAPELAGLDLPAIAPDIGTARKVVEAYKPVMAGVLEKTFNAKLLAVVPYPAQVLFSKIEIKGLADLKGKKVRASGWTTSQFVEALGATGVTITFSEVATALQRGVVDCAVTGSLSGYSAGWGEVSKYLYPLPIGGWDYVMTVMRLDVWNSFSPEERKTIESLMKEKYENPAWDDADDQTRQGINCLTGKGDCQYGKPNSMQLIEVTPTDIELARKLLLEHVLPAWAKQAGEDAVKRWNESIGKVIGLKAEIKK; translated from the coding sequence ATGAGGAGGTCTTTACTAGTTACAGCGGTAGTAGTTATGGTTCTTTTAGGATTAGCCTTACCCATTATATCTCAGGAAAAAACTGTAAGGGTGGTAGGAAGCTGGGGCAATCTAGCTTTACACAAGAAGTTTGAACGTCCATTGTGGACGGAAGTTCTGCCTCAGGCTTTTGGGGGTAAGTTGAAGCCGGTTTTAACTACTCTCGAACAGGTAAAGCTTTCGGGGGCGGAAGTACTTCGTGCCATGGATAAAGGCGTATTTGATGTGGTTTCTACAGTTGTTGACTATGTAGTTTCTGATGCTCCTGAGTTAGCAGGTTTAGATCTTCCGGCTATTGCTCCTGATATTGGAACAGCTCGCAAGGTAGTTGAAGCCTATAAGCCGGTTATGGCTGGTGTTCTTGAAAAGACTTTTAACGCTAAGCTTTTAGCCGTCGTTCCCTATCCTGCGCAAGTGCTTTTCTCCAAGATTGAAATAAAAGGTTTAGCTGATCTTAAAGGTAAAAAGGTTCGTGCCAGTGGCTGGACCACATCGCAATTTGTTGAGGCCCTTGGCGCAACAGGCGTAACTATAACTTTTAGTGAAGTAGCTACCGCTCTTCAAAGAGGGGTGGTTGACTGTGCTGTTACAGGAAGCCTTTCTGGATACAGTGCCGGCTGGGGAGAGGTTTCTAAGTATCTTTATCCTTTGCCCATAGGTGGTTGGGATTATGTTATGACTGTTATGAGGCTTGATGTTTGGAATTCTTTCTCTCCTGAGGAACGCAAGACTATCGAAAGCCTTATGAAGGAAAAGTATGAGAATCCTGCTTGGGATGACGCGGATGATCAAACTCGCCAGGGTATAAACTGCCTTACTGGTAAGGGAGATTGTCAGTATGGAAAGCCTAACTCGATGCAGCTTATCGAAGTTACGCCTACTGACATAGAGCTTGCTCGTAAGCTTCTTTTGGAGCATGTTCTTCCCGCGTGGGCAAAGCAAGCTGGTGAGGATGCTGTTAAGCGTTGGAATGAGAGCATAGGTAAAGTGATCGGCCTTAAGGCGGAAATTAAGAAATAG
- a CDS encoding MarR family transcriptional regulator: MEEKEKIVLEAFKKAGKPLRPGDVAKLTGIDSKEISEIIKKLKDEGKIISPKRCYYSVSQ, from the coding sequence ATGGAAGAAAAAGAAAAAATAGTTCTCGAGGCTTTTAAAAAGGCAGGTAAGCCTTTAAGGCCTGGTGATGTGGCTAAGTTAACAGGTATTGACAGTAAGGAGATATCAGAAATAATCAAAAAGCTTAAAGATGAGGGAAAGATAATTTCGCCCAAGCGCTGTTATTATTCTGTTTCTCAGTGA
- a CDS encoding nitroreductase family protein: MDVFTAISKRRSIRSYLPKDVEEEKLKKIFEAARLAPSARNRQEWRFIVIKNKELKEKLIQNASPHQPFMFSAPVIIVAYTTENNYIMKCKVPAHYIDIAIALTHIHLQAVEEGLGTCWIGSFDQDKVKEVLGLPKEAEVVQLMTLGYPAEEPVPRPRLPLEEIVKFI, translated from the coding sequence ATGGATGTGTTTACTGCTATATCGAAAAGAAGGAGCATCAGAAGTTATCTTCCCAAAGATGTGGAAGAGGAAAAACTCAAGAAGATTTTTGAAGCTGCTAGGCTTGCTCCCTCAGCTAGGAATAGGCAGGAGTGGAGGTTTATAGTGATTAAAAATAAGGAATTAAAGGAAAAACTTATTCAAAATGCCTCTCCCCATCAGCCTTTCATGTTTTCAGCTCCTGTAATAATCGTAGCTTATACAACTGAAAATAATTATATTATGAAATGTAAGGTTCCAGCTCACTATATTGATATAGCTATAGCTTTGACACACATTCACCTTCAAGCAGTAGAAGAGGGGCTTGGGACCTGTTGGATAGGTTCCTTTGATCAGGATAAGGTTAAAGAGGTGCTTGGCCTTCCAAAAGAGGCAGAAGTTGTTCAACTTATGACTCTTGGCTATCCTGCTGAGGAGCCTGTTCCGAGACCAAGGTTACCCTTGGAGGAAATAGTTAAGTTTATTTAA
- a CDS encoding phenylalanine--tRNA ligase beta subunit-related protein, with translation MGTKNIIIDPKIFGVFPDFKRGVVLVDFMENGLWHSEIELLLREALELRRDGNWIEHDYVRAWDEAYKKFGSNPNRYPPSIKSLLKRIQKGGDIPFVNSVVALFNYISLKYLIPCGGDDVDKIKGNLRLSFAEGKEKFVPIGGGKEENPEPGEVIYFDDDSLYVMCRRWNWRNGDFSKITGETKRVVINLDGIGLTPEEVIVKARDELAELLQKYCSAKVRVCLLNKERNVFRAF, from the coding sequence GTGGGAACTAAAAATATTATAATAGATCCTAAGATATTTGGTGTTTTCCCAGATTTCAAAAGGGGAGTTGTTTTAGTGGACTTTATGGAAAACGGGTTGTGGCATTCGGAAATAGAGCTGCTTTTAAGAGAGGCTTTAGAGCTTAGGCGTGACGGAAATTGGATAGAGCATGATTATGTCAGAGCCTGGGATGAGGCTTATAAGAAGTTTGGTTCTAATCCGAATCGTTATCCTCCTTCTATAAAATCCTTATTAAAGAGGATTCAAAAGGGGGGAGATATTCCTTTTGTAAATAGCGTAGTTGCCTTATTTAACTATATTTCTCTAAAATATTTGATTCCATGTGGTGGAGATGATGTGGACAAAATAAAGGGGAATCTTCGATTGTCTTTTGCTGAGGGTAAAGAGAAGTTTGTACCTATAGGGGGTGGTAAAGAGGAAAATCCAGAACCTGGCGAAGTAATTTACTTTGATGATGATAGCTTGTATGTTATGTGTAGAAGGTGGAACTGGCGAAACGGTGACTTCAGCAAAATAACAGGAGAAACCAAAAGAGTAGTTATAAATCTTGATGGTATTGGTTTAACTCCAGAGGAAGTTATAGTTAAAGCGAGAGATGAGCTTGCTGAGCTTCTTCAAAAGTATTGTTCTGCTAAAGTTAGGGTGTGTTTGCTTAATAAGGAGCGAAATGTATTCCGAGCTTTTTAA
- the ileS gene encoding isoleucine--tRNA ligase, which yields MDYKDTLNLPKTKFPMKADLPQREPEILNFWERENINKKAREKRRGAPKFVLHDGPPYANGPIHIGTAFNKVLKDFIVRYKFMRGFDAPYVPGWDTHGLPIEYQVLKTNNLKKDEIEPAKLRDMCREYALKFVNIQKEEFRRLGVRGHWESYYITLDPRYEAKQIEILGKIASKGYLYRWKKPVFWCASCETALAAAEVEYWDESSHSIYVKFKDTGDLRKFFNNITDKPISVLIWTTTPWTLPANLAIALHPEYDYALVEGKSEAFIIALKTKSRIEELIKEELKILSSVKGKMLENLKVIHPFLEREVPLLLAEFVTLEEGTGCVHSAPGHGPEDYEMGVRYGLEPFSPLDNKGRFTADIPILEGLRYDEADYKIIEIMKENNNLLHADKISHSYPHCWRCKNPVIFRATPQWFINVSAFREIALKSIDEVEWIPDWGKNRIYNMVKERSDWCLSRQRVWGVPIPAFYCKSCGKEIITEKTIEKVKELFLKEGSNAWFSKSSEDILGKDFKCPHCGNSKGFDKETDTMDVWFDSGVSHFAVLEDNTDLKWPADMYLEGSDQHRGWFQTSLLTSVAVKGRAPYESVLTHGFIVDGEGRKMSKSLGNVIYPQEVIEKYGADLLRLWVASADYRVDVRISNKILEQLVEAYRKIRNTARFILGNLYDFCPSKDSVPYEELPEIDKWALHRLQQLIKRVTWGYDHYEFHLPYHYIHDFCVLDMSSFYLDILKDRLYVMPPDSKERRSAQTVLFQIILALAKLLAPLLTFTAEEIWQNLPEPETRDKSVHLSDWPTVEEKYINEDLEKRWDKIIKIRKAVNKAIELARQKDLIGSSLEAKVRIFIPEEEIRNHFSEKELTDIFIVSQVEVYSKNLNDFDYKDEEDLGTEVKILKADGNKCERCWQYHIDTGKDLSYPNTCPRCASVLKKLGYSSPVSE from the coding sequence ATGGATTATAAAGATACTTTAAATCTTCCCAAAACAAAATTTCCAATGAAGGCTGACCTTCCCCAAAGGGAGCCAGAAATACTCAACTTTTGGGAAAGGGAAAATATCAACAAAAAGGCAAGAGAAAAAAGAAGGGGAGCTCCGAAGTTCGTTCTACATGATGGACCTCCTTATGCTAATGGCCCAATACACATAGGAACAGCATTCAACAAGGTTCTAAAGGATTTTATAGTGAGATATAAATTCATGCGGGGATTTGACGCCCCTTATGTACCAGGATGGGACACACATGGACTACCCATAGAGTATCAAGTTTTAAAGACAAATAACCTTAAAAAGGATGAAATTGAACCGGCAAAGCTCAGAGATATGTGCAGGGAATATGCTCTTAAATTTGTCAATATTCAAAAAGAAGAGTTTAGGAGGCTTGGTGTAAGGGGACATTGGGAAAGCTATTACATAACTTTAGACCCAAGGTACGAGGCAAAGCAAATAGAAATTCTTGGAAAAATAGCTTCTAAAGGATATCTCTATAGATGGAAGAAACCCGTTTTCTGGTGCGCCTCCTGTGAAACAGCCTTAGCTGCAGCAGAAGTAGAATACTGGGATGAGAGCTCCCATTCTATATACGTAAAATTTAAAGATACGGGGGACCTTAGGAAGTTTTTTAACAACATAACAGATAAACCGATAAGCGTTCTCATATGGACTACAACGCCTTGGACACTACCAGCTAATTTAGCCATAGCACTTCATCCTGAATATGACTATGCATTAGTAGAGGGAAAAAGCGAGGCCTTTATCATAGCTTTAAAGACAAAAAGCAGGATTGAAGAGTTAATTAAGGAAGAATTAAAGATATTAAGTAGTGTAAAGGGGAAAATGCTAGAAAACCTTAAAGTAATCCACCCCTTTTTGGAAAGAGAGGTACCATTGCTTTTAGCAGAATTTGTAACTCTCGAAGAAGGTACCGGCTGTGTCCACTCCGCACCAGGACACGGTCCTGAAGACTATGAAATGGGTGTAAGATATGGTCTTGAACCATTTTCGCCACTAGATAATAAGGGAAGGTTCACTGCAGATATACCCATACTTGAGGGGCTAAGGTATGATGAAGCAGATTACAAAATAATAGAGATAATGAAAGAAAATAACAATCTATTACACGCTGACAAAATAAGTCACTCGTATCCTCACTGCTGGAGGTGTAAAAACCCAGTTATATTCAGAGCAACTCCACAATGGTTTATAAACGTGAGTGCCTTCAGGGAAATAGCACTTAAATCAATAGACGAAGTAGAATGGATACCCGATTGGGGTAAGAATAGGATATATAACATGGTAAAAGAAAGATCCGATTGGTGTCTTTCAAGACAAAGAGTATGGGGAGTCCCAATACCAGCCTTTTACTGCAAAAGCTGTGGCAAAGAAATAATTACTGAAAAAACTATAGAAAAAGTAAAAGAGCTCTTTTTAAAAGAGGGATCAAATGCCTGGTTCTCAAAAAGCTCTGAAGATATTTTGGGCAAAGACTTCAAGTGCCCTCATTGCGGAAACTCTAAAGGTTTTGATAAGGAAACGGATACCATGGATGTATGGTTTGATTCTGGAGTAAGTCATTTCGCTGTTTTAGAAGACAACACAGACTTAAAATGGCCCGCAGATATGTATCTTGAGGGCTCAGATCAACACAGGGGATGGTTCCAGACATCTCTTTTAACATCGGTTGCAGTAAAAGGAAGAGCACCCTATGAATCGGTATTAACTCATGGATTTATTGTAGACGGTGAAGGAAGAAAGATGTCTAAATCTCTTGGAAATGTAATTTACCCACAGGAAGTCATAGAAAAATACGGAGCAGATCTGTTAAGACTTTGGGTTGCTTCAGCAGATTATAGGGTGGACGTCAGAATATCAAATAAGATTCTAGAACAGCTAGTTGAAGCCTATCGAAAGATAAGAAATACAGCAAGATTCATTCTTGGCAATTTATACGACTTCTGTCCCTCTAAGGACTCCGTACCATACGAAGAGTTACCAGAAATAGACAAATGGGCATTGCATAGACTTCAACAACTTATAAAGAGAGTAACTTGGGGATATGACCACTATGAGTTTCACCTTCCTTATCACTATATACATGATTTTTGCGTACTCGACATGAGCTCTTTCTATCTTGACATATTAAAAGATAGACTATATGTAATGCCCCCAGATTCTAAGGAAAGGAGAAGCGCTCAAACTGTTCTTTTCCAAATAATATTAGCCTTAGCAAAGCTTTTAGCCCCTCTTCTTACATTTACCGCAGAAGAAATATGGCAAAACCTTCCTGAACCGGAAACAAGAGATAAAAGCGTCCACTTAAGCGATTGGCCTACAGTAGAGGAAAAATACATAAACGAGGATTTAGAAAAAAGATGGGATAAGATAATAAAGATAAGAAAAGCAGTAAATAAAGCTATAGAGTTAGCTAGACAAAAGGACCTCATAGGATCCTCTCTTGAGGCCAAGGTAAGAATCTTTATACCTGAAGAAGAAATAAGAAACCATTTCTCAGAAAAAGAGCTTACAGACATATTCATAGTTTCCCAAGTGGAAGTCTATAGTAAAAACTTGAACGACTTCGATTATAAAGATGAAGAAGATCTCGGAACCGAAGTGAAAATATTAAAGGCCGATGGAAATAAGTGCGAAAGGTGCTGGCAGTACCACATAGATACAGGGAAAGACCTATCCTATCCAAACACCTGTCCGAGATGCGCCTCAGTGTTAAAGAAGCTGGGCTATTCATCACCTGTATCGGAATAG
- the lspA gene encoding signal peptidase II has product MRLSVKEAGLFITCIGIDRLSKIWALENLWGGEGKTLLLPFFRLKLTFNEGSLWGLKVFENNLWWIVITAILIGGLYFFHINKTGFKIGRSLIVSGAIGNLIDRLSYGKVIDFISIYKWPIFNLADAFMTIGLIFLFMIFFINRDDNN; this is encoded by the coding sequence ATGCGCCTCAGTGTTAAAGAAGCTGGGCTATTCATCACCTGTATCGGAATAGATAGACTATCCAAAATATGGGCTTTAGAAAATCTATGGGGAGGAGAGGGTAAAACCCTTCTTCTCCCTTTCTTTAGGCTTAAACTTACCTTTAATGAAGGCTCTCTGTGGGGATTGAAGGTTTTCGAAAATAACCTTTGGTGGATAGTCATAACTGCAATACTAATAGGAGGATTATATTTCTTTCATATTAATAAAACGGGATTTAAAATAGGAAGAAGCTTAATAGTTAGTGGAGCCATAGGAAACCTTATCGATAGATTAAGCTACGGTAAAGTCATAGATTTCATTAGTATTTATAAATGGCCGATCTTCAATTTAGCTGATGCTTTTATGACAATAGGATTAATATTTTTATTTATGATCTTCTTTATAAATAGAGATGATAATAATTAA